A section of the Sulfurirhabdus autotrophica genome encodes:
- a CDS encoding peptidase: MTYCLAIKVKEGLVFASDSRTNAGVDHVSTYSKMHNFSWPGKRSFVLLSSGNLATTQAVVKKIRTDAEDATVTSLRNVSNMDAAVNYVGKVSADIQRAQAERDTAKSNFEATFLFGGQISGHESGIFLIYPQGNFIHESAEQPFLQVGETKYGKPILDRVIRPDTQLELAGRCAIVSINSTIRSNLTVGPPIELLLYTNDSLNEGRHLTLAESDPFYQTLSDAWSEGLRHALNGLPPFEWEQQLKTAQVVQETGPSQVMG; the protein is encoded by the coding sequence ATGACTTACTGCCTCGCAATTAAAGTAAAAGAAGGATTGGTTTTTGCGTCTGATTCCCGCACTAATGCGGGAGTTGACCATGTAAGTACTTATTCAAAAATGCACAATTTCAGCTGGCCTGGAAAGCGATCTTTCGTGCTGCTTTCTTCTGGCAATCTGGCTACTACCCAGGCAGTGGTAAAGAAAATCAGGACGGATGCTGAGGATGCTACTGTTACCAGCTTGCGTAATGTTTCAAATATGGACGCGGCTGTGAATTATGTGGGTAAGGTTTCCGCGGATATTCAGCGTGCACAGGCAGAACGCGATACGGCAAAATCCAATTTTGAAGCGACATTTTTATTTGGAGGCCAGATTAGCGGGCACGAATCGGGGATATTTCTGATTTACCCTCAGGGTAATTTTATTCACGAGTCTGCGGAACAGCCGTTTTTGCAAGTAGGTGAAACCAAGTATGGCAAGCCGATACTGGACCGCGTCATTCGACCGGATACCCAGCTTGAATTGGCAGGGCGCTGCGCAATAGTGTCGATCAATTCGACAATTCGAAGTAATCTGACGGTGGGTCCGCCAATTGAATTGTTGTTGTATACAAACGATAGTCTGAATGAAGGGCGACACTTGACTCTTGCCGAAAGTGATCCATTTTATCAGACGCTCTCAGATGCATGGAGCGAAGGCTTGCGCCATGCTCTTAACGGATTGCCCCCTTTTGAGTGGGAGCAGCAACTGAAGACGGCACAGGTGGTTCAGGAGACTGGACCTTCGCAAGTAATGGGTTAA